In a genomic window of Glycine max cultivar Williams 82 chromosome 13, Glycine_max_v4.0, whole genome shotgun sequence:
- the LOC100306623 gene encoding uncharacterized protein LOC100306623: protein MASTKCVLTTMKSQSSRTCMCSPTNHPGSFRCSMHKKPPRAVVARPLSRTPSSWNSSSMAAKANSLKAILLQMIKPSSHEHHRRKSFQPKPSRFSLMNNDNAAVVAVR from the coding sequence ATGGCCTCTACAAAATGTGTTTTGACAACAATGAAGTCCCAATCATCACGCACGTGCATGTGCTCACCCACGAATCACCCTGGCTCGTTCCGGTGCAGCATGCACAAGAAGCCACCCCGAGCGGTGGTGGCTCGACCCTTGTCTCGGACACCCTCCAGCTGGAACTCATCATCTATGGCTGCCAAAGCCAATTCATTGAAGGCCATTCTCTTGCAAATGATTAAGCCCTCTAGCCATGAGCATCACAGGAGAAAGAGTTTCCAACCAAAGCCTAGTCGCTTTTCTTTGATGAACAACGATAACGCTGCTGTTGTTGCTGTACGTTAA
- the LOC100809538 gene encoding uncharacterized protein isoform X2 — translation MSTAVPFLSVAVAWFVIFGIFLLIILACCCCCNGGESNDDDDYSKALHHLSLTLLILCTIAAIGGCAVLYSGQGKFRESTSNTLDYVVNQAQIIAENLRNVTSYFDSAKQLVNGIPLPLDLGSNIDDVKVKVTTAADSLSKKAKENSRMIHKVIDGVRLALVTVAAVMIFVAFLGLLFSLLALPGPVYSLVVIGWILVTGTLLLCAAFLFVHNVTADTCVAMDEWVVNPTAHTALDDILPCVENATAVETLLRSKTLTYTIVDAFDQIISNFTNVNAAANFNQSGPLVPLLCNPYIANFTSRQCEPGEVTFKNAIEVWKNYTCQVSSSEQCMSEGRLTPKIYNKLAAAVNVTNGLFHYGPFFVDLVDCTFARKAFSEISSNYCPSLRRYTERVYLGTVVVSAAVMLSLIFFIVFVREQWRRLHN, via the exons GGCTGTAGCCTGGTTCGtgatttttggaatttttttacttatcatCTTAGCGTGTTGCTGCTGTTGTAACGGAGGAGAgtcaaatgatgatgatgactatTCTAAAGCACTGCATCATTTGTCCTTGACCTTGCTTATCCTCTGTACCATTGCAGCAAT AGGTGGATGCGCTGTTCTGTACTCTGGTCAGGGGAAGTTTCGTGAAAGCACTTCCAACACACTTGATTACGTTGTGAATCAGGCTCAAATCATAGCTGAAAACCTCAGGAACGTGACAAGCTATTTTGATTCAGCTAAGCAGCTTGTGAATGGGATTCCCCTGCCACTAGATCTTGGATCCAACATTGATGATGTAAAAGTGAAAGTCACCACAGCTGCTGATTCTCTCTCCAAGAAGGCTAAAGAAAATTCAAGGATGATACACAAAGTCATAGATGGAGT GAGACTGGCTCTTGTTACTGTTGCTGCTGTTATGATCTTTGTTGCATTTCTCGGATTGT TATTTTCTTTACTTGCTTTGCCGGGTCCTGTATACTC CTTGGTGGTTATTGGATGGATTCTTGTTACAGGCACCTTGTTACTTTGTGCTGCATTTCTGTTTGTCCATAA TGTTACAGCGGATACATGCGTTGCGATGGATGAGTGGGTTGTGAACCCCACTGCCCACACTGCCTTGGACGACATTCTTCCATGCGTGGAAAATGCAACTGCCGTGGAAACCCTTCTACGAAGCAAGACCCTCACATATACCATTGTTGATGCATTTGACCAAATCATTTCCAATTTCACAAATGTAAATGCAGCTGCTAATTTCAATCAATCAGGTCCCCTCGTCCCTCTTCTCTGCAATCCATATATTGCCAACTTCACATCTCGCCAGTGTGAGCCAGGGGAAGTCACATTCAAAAACGCCATCGAG GTGTGGAAGAATTATACGTGCCAGGTTTCGTCATCCGAGCAATGTATGAGTGAAGGTCGTTTGACACCGAAGATATACAACAAACTGGCAGCTGCAGTGAATGTGACAAATGGTTTATTTCATTATGGGCCATTTTTCGTTGATTTGGTAGATTGCACTTTTGCACGTAAAGCATTCTCAGAGATTAGCAGCAACTATTGTCCTTCTCTGCGGAGATATACTGAAAGGGTTTATTTGGGAACGGTTGTGGTATCTGCGGCTGTAATGCTCTCCTTGATATTTTTTATCGTCTTTGTCAGAGAGCAGTGGCGGCGTCTTCACAACTAA